GGGAGTAACCTATGCGGATGATAAAAAGAATATCAAGGATTTTCTGACATCCGAAATTCAAAAAAACAGATATCCGGAAGATTTATGGAATTAAAAGATATTATCATTCAATTTATTGGCACCGAAAATTGCATAATCTCTCCCATCAACAACGGATTGATTAATACAACTTATCTTGTAGAAAATAAGGAAAACGAAGAAAAGTTTATTCTGCAAAAGATCAATCATCATGTTTTCAAACAGCCTGAAATTATCATCAACAATCACTTAGCGGTCAACCACCTTCTTCAAAATAGTAATTATCCGTTACTCTTCATCAAACCCATTTCATCTTCCATCGGAAACTTCATTGTAAAAGATGAGAATATGGAATCATGGAGAATGACCGGTTTTATAGAGGATACCAAAACTTTCTTTAAAATACCGGATTCCGCCACAGCCTATGCATCAGCAAAGGCAATAGGGCGCTTTCTCAACGCGATTAATCCCAATACTCTACCAGATATCCAAACACCAATTCCTGATTTTATCAATTTTGAAAAAAGAATTTTAGATTATAAAGATTCTTTGCATGGAGCTGACCGTACTTTACTCAATAATGCTTCTGCTGAAATTGAAGCTACCAACCAGCTACTATCATTGCCACAACAATGGATTGATATGGAAAAAAGTCATTTGCTTCCCAAAAGGATTATTCATGGAGATCCTAATATCAGAAATATTCTTTTCAAAGAATCAAGACCTCTGGCTATTATCGATCTGGATACCGTAATGATTTCCACACTGTTATATGACTTTGGTGATATTACCAGATCTTATACCAATACAACCAATGAAGATGATGGAACTGCCAAGGAGAATTTCAACACTGAAATATATCAGGCTGTAAAAGAGGGCTTTTTATTTGACTTAAAAGAAAAACTGGTTTCTGAAGAAATTGAAAATCTTGATTATGCAGCACAGGTTGTAATCTACATTCAGGCGGTACGTTTTCTGACAGATTATCTGAATGGAAGTACCTATTATTCTACCAACTATGCTGAACATAACCTGGATAGAACAAGAAATCAGCTGGAGCTATTGAAAGGATTGAAAAAGTATTTGGAAATTGATTAAACCACAAAAGGCACAAAAGTTTTTTAACACTTTAGTTATTTCAAGTTACAGAATTTACGCATCATAAGTACACATAAGTTTTTGAAAATCTCTGATTTTCTTCTAAAGTGAACTTACTTATATTGTATCATTTTGGAAAAAAATTATTTCAGAAATTCAAGAATTTTCTTCCATTCTTCAAACTTTCTCTCAAAGGAGATGGTGTGGAGTGGACTTGTAGATGGCAACAGAAAAATAGGCAGTCTATAGTTTTTTCCTAAAAGTTTTTGTAAGTTTTTATAAGATTTTCCTCCGTTACTGAAAACTGCTTTAATGTTAGTATATTCATCCAGCAGTTCAGCAATTTGATTGGCTTCTTCATTTTTAATTTCAGAATCCAGGCTTCCTTTTCTTTCACAGGAATCAATGACGTCCCAAAGGGCAATATGATGTTTCTTTAATACTTCCAGTCTTTTGCTATAATCTTCGGTAAATTCCTCATTCAGTAATTCCAAGATGATTTTCCAGAATTTATTTTGCGGATGGGCATAATATTGTTGCTTTTCCAATGATTTTACTCCCGGAATGGAGCCTAGAATTAAAATTTCAGACTGATCATCAATATGCGGTGGAAATGAGGAAATACGGTTTTGCATATTCAAATATATACATTTTGGCTAAAGCCTTTGGAACTTTTGTAATAAAAAAGCGGGCTAAAGCCCGCTTCTATTAATGTTCAGAATTAAAATTTGTTCTTTAATTCCTATAAAGTTTCTTTCAACCAGTCGAAGAATTCTCTCTGCCATACCAATCCGTTTTGTGGATGAAGTACCCAGTGATTTTCATTCGGGAAATAAACCAACTTAGATTTTAATCCTCTTAGTTTCGCTGCCTGGAAAGCTTCTTGCCCTTGCTCGTAAGGTACACGGAAATCAATTCCTCCCTGAACAATCATGATTGGCTTATTCCATTTTTCTACGAAGTTGCTTGGGTTAAATTCTGTATAAGCTTTTGGCTGTGGTTTTTCCC
This genomic interval from Chryseobacterium joostei contains the following:
- a CDS encoding phosphotransferase enzyme family protein, whose translation is MELKDIIIQFIGTENCIISPINNGLINTTYLVENKENEEKFILQKINHHVFKQPEIIINNHLAVNHLLQNSNYPLLFIKPISSSIGNFIVKDENMESWRMTGFIEDTKTFFKIPDSATAYASAKAIGRFLNAINPNTLPDIQTPIPDFINFEKRILDYKDSLHGADRTLLNNASAEIEATNQLLSLPQQWIDMEKSHLLPKRIIHGDPNIRNILFKESRPLAIIDLDTVMISTLLYDFGDITRSYTNTTNEDDGTAKENFNTEIYQAVKEGFLFDLKEKLVSEEIENLDYAAQVVIYIQAVRFLTDYLNGSTYYSTNYAEHNLDRTRNQLELLKGLKKYLEID
- a CDS encoding DNA-deoxyinosine glycosylase, which codes for MQNRISSFPPHIDDQSEILILGSIPGVKSLEKQQYYAHPQNKFWKIILELLNEEFTEDYSKRLEVLKKHHIALWDVIDSCERKGSLDSEIKNEEANQIAELLDEYTNIKAVFSNGGKSYKNLQKLLGKNYRLPIFLLPSTSPLHTISFERKFEEWKKILEFLK